GCTCCGACCGGCAACCTGTAACCAGCCTGTATATTTATCATTATGATCATAATTTTAAGCCGGCTCTGCCACCGATGGCGCGTGATCGTGATCATAGCGGCAGCTCTAAAACGTTGAAGATAGACACTGTTTATACCGTTCATTCTAATTCACTACTCATGTTCCCCAAAAAAGGGTTATATTTTGTACAACAAGATACAAATGGAAATGATGGTTTTTCTTTTTTAGTGTTAGATGGTAAGTATCCAAAGGCAACAAAAGTCAAAGACCTGATTGAACAGCTTATTTATATTACCACTAAAGAAGAAAGAAAACGATTGATCAATTCCAAACATCCCAAGTTAGCTTTAGATGATTTTTGGATTGATATCGCCCGTAATGAAAATTATGCACGCAGGCTCATAAAATTATATTATAACCGGGTAGAATTTGCCAATCGTAATTTTACATCCTATAAAGAAGGATGGAAGACAGACCGGGGGATGATCTATATAATCTATGGAAGGCCTGAAGAAGTATATAAGTTTGATGATAAAGAAAAATGGATCTATTCAAGGTATGTGATCAACCAGTGGGATGCCCGTCCATTCCATGAGGAATTATCCTTTACATTTGTTCATAAAGCCAATATTTTTTCCGGCAATCATTATGAATTGATAAGGTATCCTTCATATCAAAGAGAGTGGTATTCTGAGGTTGAGCAATGGAGGAAGGGAATGTTGAGGTAATTGAGGATTGAAAATGGAAAATATAAAATTAATATATGGCATAAGACCTGTTCTTGAAGCTCTTACTGCAGGTAAGGAAATTGATAAACTGTTTATCAAAAGTGGATTCAACAATGAAAAAATAACAGAGCTTATAAAATTAGCACAAAAGCTGAAAATCCCTGTTTTAAATGTGCCTGCTGAAAAATTAAACCGGTTAACAAAAGGAAATCATCAAGGGATTGTCTGCATTATTTCACCAATAAATTTTGCTTCACTCCATCACATTATTGATGAAACTTTCCGGAGCGCTCAAAATCCACTTTTATTGATCCTTGACAGGATAACAGATGTAAAAAATTTCGGGGCTATAGTACGAAGTGCAGAATGCGCTGGTGTAAATGCCATTATAATACCTGGTAAAGGAAGCGCCAGTATCAATGCTGATGCTGTCAAAACATCTGCTGGCGCTTTGAACTATTTGCCGGTATGCAGGACCAATAACCTGCTATCAACCATTGAGTACCTGAAAGACAGCGGTTTACAGGTAATAGCTTGTACGGAAAATGGTGATAAATATATCTATGACACAGATTTTCGTGATCCGGTAGCAATTATATTGGGTTCGGAAGAATATGGTATTCATCCGCAATATACTAAATTGGCAGATTCAACTGTAAAAATCCCACTATCAGGAAAAATCGGATCTTTAAACGTCTCTGTAGCTGCCGGAATTGTTATTTATGAAGTAGTGAGGCAAAGGATATACAATCTGGGTTAATAGCAGTTAAAAACGGTTAAAAATGGTTGCAACGGAAATCCCATTTCAAAAAGTAACTGGTATTAACCGATATTAACCTTTGTTAACTGATATTAACTTTATATAAGTTGGATAGAGAAGGTAAATGGAAAACCCGTTTCAAAAAGTAACCGTTATTAACCGTCTATTAACCAATATTAACCAATATTAACTGAATTTACGAAGTTATATCCCAAATATCATTACTTTTGCCCGTATTTATTACTTAAAATTCACTAATCAATACAAAAATGGCTTTACCAACTCAACAACGCGGCCAATGGGGTTCCAGCTTAGGTTTCATTTTGGCAGCTTCAGGATCAGCAGTAGGATTGGGAAATATATGGAGATTTCCTTACATAACAGGTGAAAATGGCGGGGGAGCGTTTGTTCTTATTTACCTGCTATGTGTAGTTCTGATAGGAATACCCCTGTTATTCAATGAAATAGCAATGGGACGGCTTACCGGTAAAAATCCTATCGGCGCTTTTCAAAATTTAAAACCAAAAAGCGCCTGGGTGATCACAGGTTTGCTTTGCATTTTAGCCTGTTTTTTTGTGATGAGCTACTACAGTGTGATCGCAGGCTGGACTATCGGTTATATCTACACTACACTCTTTAATATTGAAACTGATTTTCATACATTTATTGCAACTCCTGAATATGTTATCCCACTTTTAGCAATATTTATTGTATTGACCATTCTTATTGTTGTGGGAGGAGTTGAAAAAGGTATAGAACGCTGGTCTAAAGTGTTGATGCCGGTATTGCTGTTTTTAATTCTTGTTGTGATTGTCCGCAGTGTTACCTTAGATGGAGCTATGGAAGGAATCAAATACTATCTTATTCCTGATTTTGGTAAAATAAATGGTAAAGTCGTATTGGCTGCGTTGGGGCAGGCATTCTTTTCCATGAGTGTAGGCTGGGGACTTATGATCACTTATGGCTCTTACCTGCCTAAGACCCAAAATATTGTTTCAGCAGGTGTATGGATTGCTTTTGCCGATACTTCGGTGGCTCTTTTAGGCGGCTTGATGATCTTCCCTGCAGTTTTTGCCCTTGGACTATCACCGGCACAAGGGCCAACATTAACTTTTGAAGTATTACCCAAAGTTTTTGAGGCAATGCCTTTTGGCAACATAGTAGGAGCGCTATTCTTTCTATTGCTTATGATAGCAGCGTTGACATCTTCCATTTCCATGTTGGAGGTACCTGTTTCTTATTTTGTTGATGAACATAAAACAAAACGAAAATATGCTGCGTGGATCGTTGGTGGTTTGGCTTTCGTATTTGGCTTACCTTCAGCGCTGTCACAGGGTTGTTCAGAAACACTTACAAAAATGTCCTTTTTAGGTAAGACGAGCTTCCTGGATATTATGGATCATATCTGGGGCACTTCTGTTATTACAATTATTTGCTTATTACTTAGCTTGTTTGCCGGCTGGGCAATAGATACAAAAAAGATAGTTTTTGAATTAAATATTGGCGCTCCGGTTTTTGGTAAGCCCCTGTTTGGTAAAATAACATTATCACACATTTGGGTATTTTTTATCAAAGTTATTTGTCCTCTGGTCATCGGTCTTGTCTTGTTGAATTTATTTGGAATTTTTTAGTATT
The DNA window shown above is from Cytophagales bacterium and carries:
- a CDS encoding GWxTD domain-containing protein, with the translated sequence MSNRDIAYLYNENTYLTCNCLSLNEKDSINVYLKLTIQHKMKGVQARDFKIFYWLTNDYRSSNIILSDTFRLKFELNPDAGSLQHKYISFKIPKSKPVTPASPGYPGGTKSESSLGGESGKTTDALLIIGIKEVDKYTFIPRKSERFICETPVNFDNKFSDRFYLFDKTGKYPLFKDYINPADTIQISESSIPDSVPQSGSPIRSDRQPVTSLYIYHYDHNFKPALPPMARDRDHSGSSKTLKIDTVYTVHSNSLLMFPKKGLYFVQQDTNGNDGFSFLVLDGKYPKATKVKDLIEQLIYITTKEERKRLINSKHPKLALDDFWIDIARNENYARRLIKLYYNRVEFANRNFTSYKEGWKTDRGMIYIIYGRPEEVYKFDDKEKWIYSRYVINQWDARPFHEELSFTFVHKANIFSGNHYELIRYPSYQREWYSEVEQWRKGMLR
- a CDS encoding sodium-dependent transporter, with the translated sequence MALPTQQRGQWGSSLGFILAASGSAVGLGNIWRFPYITGENGGGAFVLIYLLCVVLIGIPLLFNEIAMGRLTGKNPIGAFQNLKPKSAWVITGLLCILACFFVMSYYSVIAGWTIGYIYTTLFNIETDFHTFIATPEYVIPLLAIFIVLTILIVVGGVEKGIERWSKVLMPVLLFLILVVIVRSVTLDGAMEGIKYYLIPDFGKINGKVVLAALGQAFFSMSVGWGLMITYGSYLPKTQNIVSAGVWIAFADTSVALLGGLMIFPAVFALGLSPAQGPTLTFEVLPKVFEAMPFGNIVGALFFLLLMIAALTSSISMLEVPVSYFVDEHKTKRKYAAWIVGGLAFVFGLPSALSQGCSETLTKMSFLGKTSFLDIMDHIWGTSVITIICLLLSLFAGWAIDTKKIVFELNIGAPVFGKPLFGKITLSHIWVFFIKVICPLVIGLVLLNLFGIF
- the rlmB gene encoding 23S rRNA (guanosine(2251)-2'-O)-methyltransferase RlmB, whose product is MENIKLIYGIRPVLEALTAGKEIDKLFIKSGFNNEKITELIKLAQKLKIPVLNVPAEKLNRLTKGNHQGIVCIISPINFASLHHIIDETFRSAQNPLLLILDRITDVKNFGAIVRSAECAGVNAIIIPGKGSASINADAVKTSAGALNYLPVCRTNNLLSTIEYLKDSGLQVIACTENGDKYIYDTDFRDPVAIILGSEEYGIHPQYTKLADSTVKIPLSGKIGSLNVSVAAGIVIYEVVRQRIYNLG